In the genome of Aedes aegypti strain LVP_AGWG chromosome 2, AaegL5.0 Primary Assembly, whole genome shotgun sequence, the window AGGAAGAAATCCTGTAAGCATTTCTGAAgaatattttattcaaatatcCACAGAAGTCTAagcttaatttttcaaacatgtatTCATAGAGGATTTCAAAGAGATATTCACAGAAAACATCACATGACTACGGTAGCATAATTCTTCAGaaaatgtttcataaaaattcgTTCAGAATTCAGAGCTTTCCACAGAAGTCTCCGCAGTAGACTGCATATAGTCTCCTGAAACGTCTCCAAATTGTCAATGATATGTTTGTACCTTCAACAGAGTTAATCTCGACTCGGTGTTGAATAGAGATGGCTAATGATGCATAACGTAAGTAGTGCCCAGACATGGGCAAAAGATCCACTCCTCAATTATTGAATAGAATTATATGTTGCTACATCATCATTAAGTCGTTAGTCATTTAATCATAGAATCGCAGCTGCCGTTCATTACCCTTACTGTTTCGAAGAAATAAGTTATCATCTCATGGATATCACTCTTTCGAGAGAAAATGCTACAAGAAACTATAATTTTGCGTTTCCAGAAACACCTATTCGACTTGTTAGTGGCAAAACGAAGATGAAAGTAAATAGATTCCATACCTATGCATGATAAACGCCTAAGGAAACAAACAACAGCTGGTATAATTGTTTACCCAGAAAAAAACGGCTATGAAAGTGTAAAAGATACCTTGAGTGTCGTTAAACATCTTTTGCAAAGCAATTTACGCACAATGCATGCGTGCAGCGTCGGAAGTGAACGGTCTGAAACGATTTACAATGTATTGAACATAATGTATTTTTATATCAGCAAATGTAAATTAATTGCCACCACCTTCGTATGAGAAAAGAGAAGTGCAACTCATTGTTCATCGGTGCTTGCTTATCTAGCTAAAGATCGACAAAACCTGCATTATGGACCTGTGGACCACAGTCAAGCTGAAATGCAGTAGCCAATGCAGTATAGGATTGAACACGGGTAATCACGACAAGATTATTCGCTCTTTATTAAGTACACAATGAACATCAATGGCTTGTACAGCTTCTGCAAGAGTGCAGACACTGCCATGGCGGTATGTACCAATAGGGTGGCTCACAACTAAGAAAACTTTAGGCTACACTCTTAAATTTGTCCATTTAGACCCCAGAAGCTACTGTGGAAGTTTAAGCGAAATCCACTAACTGTAATGGGGTGGGGGTCTAAACGACCTTGATGTTTGAatgttcttctttctggcgttacgtccccactgggacagagcctgcttctcagcttagtgttcttatgagcacttccacagttattaactgagagcttactatgccaatgaccatttttgcatgtgtatatcgtgtggcaggtacgaagatactctatgccctgggaagtcgagaaaatttccaacccgaaaagatcctcgactggtgggattcgaacccacgaccctcagcttggtcatgctgaatatagctgcgcgtttaccgctacggctatctgggcccctttatGTTTGAATGTATCGACCAAATAATGATGTTTTTAATGAGAAAAACAATTCCAATTACATGTTTGACCATAGATGATGCTGTAGTCAGTAAATTTCTACTATTATTGAATTTATTCGTTATTTAGAAAACTTTTAATTGTCATATGGGAGaaccaaaaaatgttgtatggagactgcaatcaCGTTGAAAAGGtcgatttaattaaaatttaattgtaCTGCAATCCTTCTATGTCTATGACATATAATTCGATCCTTGTTACAcacaaaaatgtaatatttgtaCAATTTTATAATTTCTCCCATAGATTTGGTCGATTTTTATTATACAAGCTTCAAGCTCGGTCAGGCTTCTTTTAGACTTGCCAAATTCTGCGCAAACTTTTACAGTAGCACCAGGGGGTTTAAATGATCCATTTTGAGGGTGTCACTTAAAATTTTTACTGTTTGATTGTTCTCACATAAAAATGGGCCACCCTGATATACCGTGGATGGATACCGCGCGCGACGATTTCACATCACATCAGTGCAGAGTTCATTTAGGTGTCTGTAATCGGTTGCCCTTCAACCGATCCGCTACTTGTTTATGACTTCAAGCGGAAGATACATAGTAGCTACCTTCATATGTGCCGGGTTTTGCGGCAGATCAAAAGACGTCTTGTACAGCTTACCTAACAGAAGGGATTGTATGAGGTGGTCGATCAGCATTGAATAAGATTTTCATTATTGAgcaatttacttttttttgtagatgttCTAGTACAATAAATCCATGGAGTGAAGAAACAAGAacaatcttccagggattcctccaaaacttatccagggttttctccacaaatttcttaaggaatgatatttttggaggaattcctgaagtaattcaTGTGTTTGCACAAATGCTCGGACAAAATCTCGATTTATTCTATGCAGAAAaactcaacaaaaaaaaaacttcaagcaTGAACAATAAGCATATTCAAATAACGTTTCAGCAAACCATGGCTAGTACCAATCTGTTCCCTTATGGTCACAATTTTCTGTTTGAGATCGTCTGTCGCCAAGTTTTCTCCTTCAACAATCGGTAACACCACCTCCAATTCATCATCCACACTGGAACATGTATTGTGAATGATCCTAACTGCGGCGGTCATCGTTCTGTACTTCGCAATTTGTGGAGTCTGCAGCATTATTTCCGTCGAGTTGGTGATGGTGCGAAGCATTTCAATGGAATGCCTTATGCGTTTCGCGATAAGTTGAGCATTATGAAAGTGTGCCTGCTCCAACGCTTCCGTGAAAATTCGATTAAAATTGTTGAAGTCCAGCAGTATATCTCCCACTGATTGTTGAAGGTCATAAATTCTCCCCAACAAATCAGGATCCGGCTCCAAGCGATCGGCTGCTGTGAACTGTAATAGAAGTGGGATTCAGTTTCTGCAGTTTTTTTGAACACTGGTTTTCTATTACTTCAATCACGATAAGAGCTGCCAACAGATAAACTATGTGCGCTCTCATGATTAACTGTCAACCGAGTTTTTGTGAACTCCGATATGAACATATAAATCGAAGCGAAACGAATAATATTTGAACAGCTGAAAAAGAAAATCTGTCTCAAGAGAAACTGTATTTCCAGGTGCcaaattatgaataaataaGATGATCAGAATTTGTGAAGGAATCGACTGTATCTTTTAATAGTGGATTTACGGCCACGCAGTCATGGAATGTGGTTTATGGTTAAAAAGGAAGTAAATCAACattgtttgtaatactttcgacgCTCAAAGCTTATATTTTGATTATGTGGAAAAagattgtattttgccatataatagAAATTGAGGCAGCAAgcatgttattattattatttatctttatttgagtggcttttcgcccttggcgagtttatttattttatttatttatatttttgtacgTCAACAGGTTTTAAACTCCCAAATGACAAAACTTAGattataaaacacaaaaatctAACATTACACAGAAAGCACACTCAAAAAATTTTGTCTTAATCTATTTCTACTTAAACCAAATTCAAAGCCCTCGAAACAGGCAACGAAAACACGACACATACTTTTCACGGGATCATTCATGCCGTAGTTTGTCCTCGATCTGTCGATTTGCAAAAAATCATTCGAACGTAGTGCTCGTCTTCTAATATTCACGTTCAGTTGACTCAGAAGCTCCGGACAATCGACGTTCGAATTGAGGAGGTCACTGACGAAGCAGGCTTTAGCTACGTCACGTCTAACACTCAAGAGGTCAAGGTGTATCAATTTACAGCGGTCAACGTAGCTGGGTAGATTATTACGATCGTTCCACGGTAAATTACGAAGCGCGTAACGTACAAATTTCCGCTGCACACCCTCTATTCTGCGCATACCGTTTTGGTAGAACGGTGCCCACACTACGGCCGAGTACTCCAACGTAGAACGCACCAAGGCACAATACAAGGCTTTCAAACAATAAATGTCCTGGAAGTGTTTGCCGAAACGAAATAGAAAGCCTAGTTGAGATGACGCCTTCGATACGATGTAGGATACATGCTCTTTATACGTCAGCTTGGAGTCCAAGATTACTCCGAGATCCTTCACAGCATTTTCACGCTTTACAGCTGCACCGGCCAAAGTATATTCGTGGAGATACATTGAACGTTTACGGCCAAACGAAATAACAGAGCATTTGGAAGCATTGAGAACCATTCTGTTTTTTTCGCACCAGTTTGCAAACACTTCTAGTTGCTGTTGCAGAAATAGGGCGTCACTTGGTTTTGTAATTACGCAGTACAGTTTGAGGTCATCTgcgtaagattttttttgacactttaaaatgaaattaatgTCGTTCATATAGAGCAGGAAGAGAAACGGCCCAAGATGACTGCCTTGCGGTACTCCGGATGTAACACGAAACGATGCGGAACGATGATCTCCAATCCTTACGCACATAGTGCGTCCTGTTAGATACGATCGCAACCAGGTGAGCAGACTACCACTTATTCCCAGTCTATCAAATTTGGCTAAGGCGATTTCGTGGTCCATTTTGTCGAAAGCTGCTGACAGATCCGTGTAAATTGCATCAACTTGTAAGCCGTTTTCCATTTGCCGTGTGATGAAAGATGTGTAAGTGACAAGATTAGTATTTGTCGAGCGTTTAGCCACAAACCCGTGCTGATCTGATGAAATGTAATGCGAGCATTTTGATGATAAGAAGTCCAAGACTATCAGTTCGAATAGTTTAGAAGTAGCACATAAGGAGGCAATTCCACGATAGTTTGACACATTGCGCTTACAACCTTTTTTATGAACTGGAAAAACGAATGATTCTTTCCAACAGCTGGGGAACAATCCAGTTTCCAGCGATGAGTTGAAAATCAACGTCAAAGGAGAAGATATTGCATTAATACATTGTTTGAGGACGACAGATGGAATACCGTCGGGGCCACAGCCGGTTGATTTTTTTAAGCGCTTCGCAGCAGACACAACCATCTCATCAGTTATCAAGTGAAGAGGTCCTACAGCCGAATAAGCTGGTACGCTAGCAGCTGCATCCATTATGTCTCGGCTACTAGTCGATGGATTGGAAAAAACGTTGCTGAATTGCACAAGGAAGAGTTCGGCAATTTCTTCAGTGGAAGAGGCTTCCAACATTCCGTTGGTCATTGAACGGGGGAGTCCAGTCTCCTTGCGTTGATCGCTAACATACCGCCAGAAACTTTTAGGGTTTGATTTCAAGCGTCTCTGTAAGCGTTCTTGGTGATCAAGAAATAGTTTCCCATTCAATCGCTTATAATGTTGATTTGCTCGTAAATACCGTGCCCTGGATGATGGAGTTTTATGTTTGCTGAATTTTCTCAAAGCTTTCCGTTTTTCCCTTTTAAGACGTTTAAGGTGCGAGTTCGACCAGGCAGGGTGAGATATTACTCGGTTAAGCTTTTTTGGTACATACTGGTCAATGGCGTAGAGCAAAATATTGCTAAGTATTGAAGCAGACCGATCGGCATCACAATCGCGAAGTACTTCAGCCCAATGAACATTCATTAGAAACGAGTTCATACTATCAAAATCGGCACTACCGAAATCATAGAATAAAGTACTAACTTCCGCATCCTCGAAGGCAAATTTAGTATTGGTCTTTATCGAAAGTTGTAGAGGAGGGTGATGCCTACACACCTTAACCAACATAGATGGAGCTCGTGTGATATTGCAATGAGCGCACATTTCATCGCTAACGAAGCATAAATCCAACGTGCGTCCGTTGTCGTTTTTAACACCATTCAGTTGTCTGAGACAAGCAGTACTGTAGCCATCCAGCAGGCATCCAGACGAAACCGTTCCACTAGAATGGGCGACATCGGGATAATAAAATCCTTGGGC includes:
- the LOC110676976 gene encoding uncharacterized protein LOC110676976, coding for MRAHIVYLLAALIVIEFTAADRLEPDPDLLGRIYDLQQSVGDILLDFNNFNRIFTEALEQAHFHNAQLIAKRIRHSIEMLRTITNSTEIMLQTPQIAKYRTMTAAVRIIHNTCSSVDDELEVVLPIVEGENLATDDLKQKIVTIREQIGTSHGLLKRYLNMLIVHA